A genome region from Cardiocondyla obscurior isolate alpha-2009 linkage group LG14, Cobs3.1, whole genome shotgun sequence includes the following:
- the Ci gene encoding transcriptional activator cubitus interruptus, which yields MSYKICSLNYRGQNRFYNCDGNLALTFILSGFRLSSSTAIGTPGNGSGGGGGGGSGSGGAGSGGGGGGTGNGTSGSDFLRRSHPLAEHTALHPACRINYMDLYHQIHASTHSPNTSLHGLGGLGPEYLLHAAGPASTLASSEFPFSIDVSASSRLGSPRASAIRASRKRALSSSPYSDRLDIDMFRFSPNSLASIVNGSRSSSASGSYGHLSAAMSPALGMHPSMAPHLQQLQAHILRSAAAAAFLPHTHPLQPPAPPPPPPHPHSHPHAHGLSPHSQLYPGVPPHSTSSATLSPHAAGMPPKSESVESCRKTSESSTRSVTAEADTSSRRAATKVKREPATTTTNATTTTAPPTHPQGLSPSEDLRDEPGDFIETNCHWRDCGLEFPTQDDLVKHINNDHIHANKKSFVCGWEECSREEKPFKAQYMLVVHMRRHTGEKPHKCTFEGCFKAYSRLENLKTHLRSHTGEKPYTCEYPGCTKAFSNASDRAKHQNRTHSSEKPYICKAPGCTKRYTDPSSLRKHVKTVHGAEFYANKKHKGGGGGDGGGSDEAGAGGNSPSRSEDLPPKTPSLSSPSVKSESEANSPPGIMQQQGSPLVGGCNDEVAGMGALTGDGIALAEEPWNEEPDDLDIADLPVALRAMVGGMESQQQLQVPAPTSRNRLKGRLNAKGMPNIPIGVANMRGIHGVTPQGNIGDLNKRITDLKMEGGGGQTRQTSLSDLQLRLQPFGEPRRDSNSTVSTYYGSMRSADLSSRRSSQASVVRMGPGPESFYDPISPGTSRRSSQMSTTSSRIDQSHLQGPYSTNNLVVQTQNMSLQSIQAMPNDWNNPSGHCTQPSSDRRMSEPIRSNPTQRTSPPIPPRPRSAQLPELQPELHPNQEVILDEVGEGEMVENKLVIPDEMMQYLNQVQAGGNQVSYRGSPLPICQSPICTNPMHYQRQVQPTCNYNQSHQSHQQNCYSSQQVVQQPCPNYQNSSTATYGQCPNSRATQPPPAQYCPPPNYGSQATGGQVASPAAGQVMSPSSHYTSTGTHLSDQPLTSPAAGALAPQHAPQNLPQNSAQLTRNCPQNHTHHTYYSNYGCAGQINANCNGTSGPANHHSNQTCTSSNHAAQMRLTNNCQQLSPHCTQQTVPMSNPPVAHPNAQCNQSSGQCTRPIVTSNNQIPVHSAQQSPVANQCGSLSPHCSQLNHANQSKPMNTLAANLQSCQQQTQQSATAPCLQVNNCIHPNARQINDGSGGSKRTSPQLCNAQQTNCRIQQQQQTCTHNCQSRTNPPAQYNCNCAWTYGSQCYHDQHGGSLPEIQCRDISQSQQGSPIKPPQGMRQDSYRRTLEYVQQCRNWSVNAQTHETNVSSSTHPMPLPQPLPASANMVVNDMTSSLSSLLEENRYLQMIQ from the exons ATgtcttataaaatttgttctcTTAATTACCGTGGGCAAAATCGATTTTACAACTGCGATGGGAACCTCGCGCTCACGTTTATTTTGTCGGGTTTCAGATTATCCAGCTCGACGGCGATCGGAACACCCGGTAACGGCAGCGGAGGTGGCGGCGGAGGTGGAAGCGGTAGCGGCGGTGCAGGCagcggaggcggcggcggtgggACCGGCAACGGGACTTCCGGTAGCGATTTTCTACGCAGAAGTCATCCCCTCGCGGAACACACGGCTCTACATCCCGCTTGCCGCATCAACTACATGGACCTCTACCACCAAATCCATGCCTCCACGCACAGTCCCAACACCTCGCTACACG GACTGGGTGGTTTGGGGCCCGAATACCTTTTGCACGCGGCAGGTCCTGCCAGCACCCTCGCATCGTCCGAATTTCCATTCTCTATTGATG tttCAGCATCGTCGCGACTAGGAAGTCCGCGCGCCTCTGCGATCAGGGCAAGTCGAAAAAGAGCGCTGAGCAGTTCACCGTATTCGGACAGATTAGACATCGACATGTTTCGATTTAGCCCAAATAGCTTGGCGTCTATCGTGAACGGCTCGCGAAGTAGCAGCGCGAGCGGAAGCTACGGACATCTTTCTGCTG CAATGAGTCCAGCGTTAGGCATGCACCCGAGCATGGCGCCACACCTGCAGCAGTTACAGGCCCACATTTTGAGGAGCGCGGCCGCAGCGGCGTTTTTACCTCACACGCACCCCTTACAACCACCcgcaccaccgccgccgccgccgcatcCTCACTCCCATCCCCACGCTCACGGACTGTCCCCCCATTCGCAATTGTACCCTGGCGTGCCACCTCATTCCACGTCGTCGGCAACGCTCAGCCCGCACGCAGCCGGAATGCCTCCAAAAAGTGAG AGTGTAGAATCGTGTAGAAAAACGTCGGAATCATCAACTCGCTCGGTGACGGCCGAGGCTGACACTTCCTCGAGACGGGCCGCTACCAAAGTCAAAAGAGAACCGGCGACAACGACCACCAATGCGACAACTACTACCGCTCCACCGACTCACCCTCAAGGTCTAAGTCCGAGCGAGGATCTCAGAGACGAACCTGGTGACTTCATCGAAACGAATTGTCATTGGAGAGACTGCGGACTCGAGTTCCCGACACAG GACGATCTCGTGAAACATATCAACAACGATCACATACACGCCAACAAGAAGAGCTTTGTTTGCGGCTGGGAGGAATGCTCGAGGGAGGAAAAGCCCTTCAAGGCTCAGTACATGTTGGTCGTACATATGAGAAGGCATACGGGTGAAAAACCACACAAGTGTACC TTTGAGGGTTGTTTCAAAGCCTACTCGCGATTGGAAAACCTCAAGACTCACCTTAGATCTCATACCGGCGAAAAACCGTACACCTGCGAGTATCCAGGCTGCACCAAAGCCTTTAGCAACGCCAGTGATAGAGCGAAGCATCAAAACAGGACGCATTCTAGCGAG AAACCGTACATTTGCAAGGCTCCTGGTTGTACAAAAAGGTACACGGACCCGTCGTCTCTGAGGAAGCACGTCAAGACAGTTCACGGTGCTGAGTTTTATGCAAACAAGAAACACAagggtggcggcggcggtgatGGTGGTGGCAGCGATGAAGCCGGCGCAGGAGGTAACAGTCCTAGCAGGAGCGAGGATTTACCTCCGAAGACACCCAGTCTTTCAAGTCCTAGCGTCAAGTCTGAGAGCGAAGCCAACAGTCCGCCTGGCATCATGCAGCAGCAGGGTAGTCCACTGGTGGGTGGCTGTAACGACGAAGTCGCGGGAATGGGTGCTCTCACGGGTGATGGTATTGCTCTTGCTGAAGAACCGTGGAACGAGGAACCCGATGATTTAGACATTGCCGATCTACCTGTAGCATTACGTGCTATG GTCGGCGGTATGGAATCACAACAGCAATTACAAGTACCAGCACCGACGTCGAGAAATCGTTTGAAAGGAAGACTGAATGCCAAAGGCATGCCGAACATACCGATTGGCGTAGCAAACATGCGTGGAATTCATGGTGTCACGCCTCAGGGTAATATTGGTGATCTTAACAAAAGAATCACCGATTTGAAAATGGAAGGTGGTGGCGGCCAGACGAGGCAGACAAGTCTGTCCGATCTCCAACTGAGGTTGCAGCCGTTCGGTGAGCCTCGAAGAGACAGTAACAGCACTGTCAGTACTTATTACGGCAGCATGCGATCGGCAGATCTCAGTAGCAGAAGAAGCAGCCAGGCGAGTGTAGTTAGAATGGGCCCAGGACCAGAAAGCTTTTACGATCCAATCAGTCCGGGTACGTCCAGACGAAGCAGCCAAATGAGCACCACTTCCAGTAGGATCGATCAGAGTCATCTTCAGGGACCTTATTCGACGAATAATCTCGTCGTTCAAACACAGAATATGTCTCTGCAG aGCATTCAAGCGATGCCAAATGATTGGAATAATCCAAGCGGCCACTGTACTCAACCATCGAGTGATCGACGAATGTCCGAACCAATTCGTAGTAATCCAACGCAAAGGACTTCTCCTCCAATCCCGCCCAGACCAAGATCTGCTCAGCTGCCTGAACTTCAGCCCGAGCTCCATCCGAATCAAGAAGTAATCCTGGACGAAGTAGGCGAAGGTGAAATGGTGGAGAACAAACTAGTTATTCCTGATGAAATGATGCAGTATTTGAATCAG GTTCAAGCTGGTGGAAATCAAGTCAGTTATCGTGGTAGTCCTCTACCTATCTGTCAATCTCCGATATGCACGAATCCTATGCATTATCAGCGACAAGTGCAGCCTACGTGCAATTATAATCAATCACATCAGTCACATCAACAAAACTGCTACTCCTCGCAGCAAGTCGTTCAGCAGCCCTGCCCGAACTatcagaattcttcaactgcAACTTACGGCCAGTGTCCGAATTCACGTGCGACTCAACCTCCTCCCGCACAGTATTGTCCGCCGCCAAATTATGGATCTCAAGCAACAGGCGGTCAAGTAGCAAGTCCAGCCGCGGGTCAAGTTATGTCACCGAGTTCGCATTATACCTCGACGGGTACTCACTTAAGCGATCAACCATTGACATCTCCCGCAGCCGGTGCGTTGGCACCACAGCATGCGCCACAAAATCTGCCTCAAAATTCAGCCCAACTTACCCGAAACTGTCCTCAGAATCACACACACCATActtattattcaaattatgGTTGTGCGGGTCAAATAAACGCAAATTGCAATGGTACTAGTGGCCCGGCAAATCATCATTCTAATCAAACTTGCACATCGTCCAATCACGCGGCACAGATGCGACTAACAAATAACTGTCAGCAATTGTCACCGCATTGCACTCAGCAAACAGTGCCTATGTCTAATCCGCCTGTTGCTCATCCGAACGCACAGTGCAATCAGTCCTCCGGTCAATGCACAAGACCTATAGTAACGTCTAATAATCAGATACCCGTACACTCTGCTCAACAGTCTCCGGTAGCTAATCAGTGCGGCTCGTTATCGCCCCATTGTTCTCAATTGAATCACGCAAATCAGAGCAAACCGATGAATACACTTGCGGCAAATCTTCAAAGCTGTCAACAACAGACGCAACAGTCAGCTACGGCGCCTTGTCTACAGGTCAATAACTGTATTCATCCTAATGCTCGTCAGATCAACGACGGTAGCGGCGGATCAAAGAGAACATCACCACAGCTTTGTAACGCACAGCAGACTAACTGCAGGAtacagcagcaacaacaaacCTGCACGCATAATTGCCAAAGCCGCACAAATCCACCGGCtcaatataattgtaattgcgcGTGGACTTATGGAAGTCAATGTTATCACGATCAACATGGTGGATCGTTGCCAGAGATACAATGCAGAGATATTAGTCAGTCGCAACAAGGCTCACCAATAAAGCCACCTCAAGGTATGAGACAAGATTCTTATCGTAGGACATTGGAGTACGTTCAACAATGTAGGAACTGGTCCGTCAATGCTCAAACGCACGAGACCAATGTCTCCAGTTCAACGCATCCTATGCCATTGCCGCAACCTTTGCCAGCTAGCGCTAATATGGTTGTCAACGACATGACATCGTCACTCAGCTCTTTATTAGAAGAAAATAGATACTTACAAATGATTCAATGA
- the LOC139108180 gene encoding uncharacterized protein has translation MIDVVNRYFGLNRILLLMIGLWPYEKSKCAVIQIICVYSILISCIIFQLTTFFTSKCTAEFIIKILSITFAFCSIIVKYNAFYVNSRTIKYLIRQLHHIYNDLRDKNEIAIIERYGSKANCYTASLTLLMFVGASFFTGIQFWRNLKNVILSSNVSDSHQLPFDTEYFVDKEKYFYLIFLHVYMGISIGCLAILATGSMLLSFFQHSCGMLKIARKARNEILAHDDIARAVDMHRKTMTFATDLISSFEISLMFLILFGVLVLSLNIFLIFQILLLEFDFRKILINCLAAGSSFGYMFISNFIGQRIIDHNNNIFATAYKVQWYTTSLYIQRLIIILLQRGNKSFGLRLGGLFVASIESFAMVNRFINYIFFLLFNIFVIHIA, from the exons ATGATCGATGTTGTGAATAGATACTTTGGTCTTAATCGAATTCTTTTACTCATGATTGGCTTGTGGCCCTACGAAAAATCTAAATGTGCTGTAATACAAATAATCTGCGTCTATTCTATTCTCATATCTTGCATTATATTTCAG ctTACAACATTTTTTACTTCAAAATGTACCgcagaatttattataaagattttatctaTCACATTTGCTTTCTGCAGcattatcgtaaaatataatgcattttatgttaatagTAGAACt ataaaatatcttataaGACAACTTCACCATATTTATAACGatttaagagataaaaatgaaattgctATCATAGAGAGGTACGGAAGTAAAGCAAATTGTTATACAGCATCACTTACAC TACTTATGTTTGTTGGAGCATCTTTTTTTACGGGAATTCAGTTCtggagaaatttaaaaaatgtcatATTATCTTCAAACGTATCTGACTCACATCAACTACCGTTCGACACTGAGTATTTTgtcgacaaagaaaaatatttttacttaatatttttgcatgtATATATGGGTATATCTATAGGATGTCTCGCGATTTTAGCCACAGGATCAAtgcttttatcattttttcaACATAGTTGCGGAATGTTAAAAATTGCcag GAAAGCGCGAAATGAAATCTTGGCTCATGATGATATAGCTCGCGCTGTAGATATGCATCGTAAAACTATGAC ATTTGCAACTGATCTAATATCCAGTTTTGAAATATCGTTGAtgtttttaattctctttggAGTACTTGTGTTAAGTTTGAATATTTTCCTA atttttcagattttaCTATTAGAATTTgactttagaaaaatattaataaattgtttagcGGCAGGTTCTTCTTTTGGGTACATGtttatatctaattttatCGGACAACGAATTATAGATCACAATAACAACATATTTGCCACTGC ATACAAAGTTCAATGGTATACAActtctttatatatacaaagattaataataattttgttgcaaAGAGGCAATAAAAGTTTTGGTTTGCGTCTCGGTGGATTGTTTGTAGCATCTATAGAATCTTTTGCTATGGTAAATAggtttataaattacattttttttttactctttaacatatttgtaatacatatagcgtaa
- the LOC139108178 gene encoding odorant receptor 30a-like has product MIDVVDKYFSLNRTLLLIIGLWPYEKSKCVVIQMICIFCIVITCIIFQLTTLLTSKCTPDFIVKVLSIVIAFSSFIVKYISFYVNSETIKCLARQLHHIYNDLNDNGEIAIVERYGNNAKCYTIVFTIIFTTGLFSFVGLQLWADFKHTILSSNLSHSHELLIDTEYIIDEEKYFYLMFLHINMTIIIGCIIILATGAMLVAYLQHACGMFKIASYRIEKAINIYYSVSKNIKVQNEMLAHDDIVRAVDMHRKAMTFSTHLISSFEMSFMFLIVIGVLSLSLNIFRIFQVALIEHKIRKLFLNFLAASYCLLYMFMANFIGQQIIDCYNDVFATAYKAQWYKTSLYVQRLIIILLQRGNKNFGLRVGGLFIASIECFATLFNASMSYFTLMYSVR; this is encoded by the exons ATGATCGATGTTGTGGATAAATACTTTAGTCTTAATCGAACTCTTTTACTCATTATTGGCTTGTGGCCTTACGAAAAATCAAAATGTGTTGTGATACAaatgatttgcattttttgtATTGTTATAACTTGCATTATCTTTCAG ctTACTACACTTTTGACTTCAAAATGTACCCCAGACTTTATCGTAAAGGTTTTATCCATTGTAATTGCTTTCAGCAgctttattgtaaaatatatatcattttatgttaatagTGAAACT ATAAAGTGTCTTGCGAGACAACTTCATCATATTTATAACGATTTAAACGATAATGGCGAAATTGCTATCGTAGAGAGGTACggaaataatgcaaaatgttATACAATAGTCTTTACAA TAATTTTCACTACTGGACTATTTAGTTTTGTGGGATTGCAGTTATGGGCAGACTTTAAACATACTATATTATCTTCAAATTTATCTCACTCGCATGAACTGCTGATCGATACTGAATATATAATcgatgaagaaaaatatttttacttaatgtttttacatataaatatgaCTATAATTATAggatgtattataatattagcAACAGGAGCAATGCTTGTTGCCTATCTTCAACATGCTTGCGGAATGTTTAAAATAGCTag tTACCGTATTGAGaaagcaataaatatttattattcagtatcaaaaaatattaaagtgcAAAACGAAATGTTGGCTCATGATGATATAGTTCGAGCTGTAGATATGCATCGAAAAGCTATGAC attttcgACTCACCTAATATCCAGTTTTGAAATGTCGTTCATGTTTCTTATCGTTATTGGGGTGCTTTCTTTaagcttaaatatttttcga attTTTCAGGTTGCAttaatagaacataaaattcgaaaattatttctaaattttttagcgGCATCTTATTGTTTACTGTACATGTTTATGGCAAATTTTATCGGacaacaaattatagattgCTATAACGATGTATTTGCCACTGC ATACAAAGCTCAGTGGTATAAAACTTCTTTATATGtacaaagattaataataattttgttgcaacgaggtaataaaaatttcggtCTGCGTGTTGGTGGATTGTTTATAGCATCTATAGAATGTTTTGCCacg cTATTTAATGCATCCATGTCTTATTTTACTCTCATGTATTCTGTGCGATAA
- the LOC139108177 gene encoding odorant receptor 30a-like, whose amino-acid sequence MINVANRYFSLNQTLLIIIGLWPYKKSKCDVIQIKDLMKELHHIYNNLRDNDEIAIVERYGSNGIYYTTGLTIFITSAIFVFVGIQFWASFKHTVTSNLSYSHQLLIDSEYFVDKEKYFYLIFLHINMIIVIGFTTILATGSMLIVYLQHACGMFKIASYRIKKAIQICNSIPKNVKVKNTILIHNGLVCAVDIHRKAMIFSNYLISSFEMSFMFLIVVGVLALSLNIFRIFQIVLLEFNLYKFFINLVFASSCFVYMFMANFVGQQIIDHNNHVFATAYKAQWYKTSVYIQRLIIILLQRGNKNFGLRVGGLFIASIECFATLFNASMSYFTLMYSVR is encoded by the exons ATGATCAATGTTGCGAATAGATACTTCAGTCTTAATCAaactcttttaattataattggcTTGTGGCCTTACAAAAAATCGAAATGTGATGTAATACAA ATAAAGGACCTCATGAAAGAACTTCAtcatatttataacaatttaagaGATAATGACGAAATTGCTATCGTGGAGAGATATGGAAGTAAcggaatatattatacaaCAGGTCTTACAA TATTTATCACTTCTGCGATATTTGTTTTTGTGGGAATCCAATTCTGGGCAAGTTTTAAACATACTGTAACTTCAAATTTATCTTACTCGCATCAGCTGCTGATCGACTCTGAATATTTTGTCgacaaagagaaatatttttacttaatatttttacatataaatatgattattgTAATAGGATTTACTACAATTTTAGCGACAGGATCAATGCTTATTGTTTATCTTCAACATGCTTGCggaatgtttaaaattgcCAG ttaccGTATTAAAAAAGCaatacaaatttgtaattCAATACCAAAAAATGTTAAGGTGAAAAATACAATCTTGATTCATAATGGCTTAGTTTGTGCTGTAGACATTCATCGAAAAGCTATGAT attttcgAACTACCTAATATCCAGTTTTGAAATGTCGTTCATGTTTCTAATTGTTGTTGGAGTACTTGCTTTaagcttaaatatttttcga atttttcAGATTGTACTATTGGAATTTaacttgtataaattttttataaatttggtATTCGCAAGTTCTTGTTTTGTGTACATGTTTATGGCAAATTTTGTCGGACAACAAATTATAGATCACAATAACCATGTATTTGCCACTGC atacaaAGCTCAGTGGTATAAAACTTCTGTATATAtacaaagattaataataattttgttgcaaagaggtaataaaaatttcggtCTGCGTGTCGGTGGATTGTTTATAGCATCTATAGAATGTTTTGCCacg CTATTTAATGCATCCATGTCTTATTTTACTCTTATGTATTCTGTGCGATAA
- the LOC139108179 gene encoding putative odorant receptor 92a, whose translation MFKIASYRIERAIQICNSIPKIIKPQNEIFAHDGIVHAVDMHRKAMTFTTRVASEFEISYMFLIVIGVLCLSLNVFRIFQIALSKYRIEKLLINFILACNSFLYMFAANFFGQQVIDHYNHVFATAYKAEWYKISLRMQRLIMILLQRGNKSFGLRVGGLLVASMECFATINIRIYKRIDLMSVHKNC comes from the exons atgtttaaaattgctag ttaccGTATTGAAAGAGCaatacaaatttgtaattcaataccaaaaattattaaaccgcAAAACGAAATCTTCGCTCATGATGGTATAGTTCACGCTGTAGATATGCATCGAAAAGCTATGAC atttacgACTCGCGTAGCATCCGAATTTGAAATATCGTACATGTTTCTAATTGTTATTGGGGTGCTTTGTTTAAGCTTAAATGTTTTTCGA ATTTTTCAGATTGCACTATCAAAGTATAGGATAGAAAAATTactgataaattttatattggcATGTAATAGTTTTTTGTACATGTTTGCGGCTAATTTTTTCGGACAACAAGTTATAGATCACTATAACCACGTATTTGCCACTGC atacaaAGCCGAGtggtataaaatttctttacgtATGCAAAggttaataatgattttattgCAAAGAGGCAATAAAAGTTTTGGTTTGCGTGTCGGTGGATTACTTGTAGCATCTATGGAATGTTTTGccact ATAAACATACGTATCTATAAACGTATTGATCTGATGTCCGTGCACAAGAACTGCTAA
- the LOC139108176 gene encoding odorant receptor 49a-like, translating to MDKNFNFNQILLLIIGLWPYQKSKFAQIRYICIFIICTTGILFQFTAFLTSNCTADFIIKVLSSVFPMISVEIKYISFFVNNKAVKYLINYLQCIYANLKDHNEVIIIEKYGSKAKRYTIALTITALMIAQALIHLIVQMWPSFCNIIVSINGSQKRSLFMVTEYFINQEKYFYFLFLHMYIFYYVGIFIIIATGTSLYAYLQYACGMFKIASYRIESAMEIYTSQKIPKNENLLHKSIIYAIDIQRRAISFCECIQTTFEVTFIFLIAFGVLALSLNIFQVYQILSSGRDIEELLMPYFSSVSCILYMFFANVIGQEVTDHYNYMYDTTYKTQWYLAPLHIQKLVIFLLQRGNKSFGLSVCGLFVSSLECFATLVNTSISYFIVMYSVR from the exons atggataaaaattttaattttaatcagattcttttgttaataattgGTTTGTGGCCTTATCAAAAGTCAAAATTTGCTCAAATTcgatatatttgcatttttattatttgtacaactggtattttatttcaa TTTACAGCATTTTTAACTTCAAATTGTACTGCAGATTTTATCATCAAAGTTCTCTCTTCTGTATTTCCTATGATTAGCGtagagataaaatatatttcatttttcgtTAACAATAAAGCA gtaaaatatttaataaattatctacaGTGTATTTATGCCAATTTGAAAGACCATAACGAGGttattattatagaaaaatatggCAGTAAAGCAAAACGTTACACAATAGCACTTACAA TTACAGCACTTATGATTGCTCAAGCGTTAATCCATTTAATTGTGCAAATGTGGCCAagtttttgtaatattatcgTATCCATAAACGGATCCCAGAAACGCAGCCTGTTTATGGTCACTGAATATTTCATCAAtcaggaaaaatatttctactttCTATTCTTgcatatgtacatattttattacgtcggAATATTCATCATAATTGCTACAGGAACATCGCTTTATGCATATCTTCAGTATGCCTGTggaatgtttaaaattgctAG TTATCGTATCGAAAGCGCAATGGAAATTTACACATCACAAAAAATACCGAAGAATGAGAATTTACTTCATAAAAGCATAATATATGCTATAGATATTCAACGAAGAGCTATATC gTTTTGCGAATGCATACAGACTACATTTGAGGTAACATTCATCTTTCTAATAGCATTTGGAGTGCTAGCtttaagtttaaatatttttcaa GTTTACCAAATTTTATCATCAGGACGTGATATTGAAGAACTTTTAATGCCTTATTTTTCATCAGTTagttgtattttatatatgttttttgcCAATGTCATTGGACAAGAAGTTACAGATCactataattatatgtacgaCACAAC atACAAGACTCAATGGTATTTAGCTCCACTACATATACAAAAattggtaatttttttattacaaagagGCAACAAATCTTTTGGTCTGAGTGTTTGTGGATTGTTTGTATCATCTTTAGAATGTTTTGCTACG TTGGTAAATACATCCATATCTTATTTTATCGTCATGTATTCTGTGCGATAG